One Bradyrhizobium manausense DNA segment encodes these proteins:
- a CDS encoding DUF2842 domain-containing protein, producing the protein MTIRTRKFLGAILLLVLATVWALLGMAAAQMPWIAESGWRQAIYYVVVGLGWVLPAMPIVSWMQRPDRAKSSS; encoded by the coding sequence ATGACGATCCGCACCCGCAAGTTCCTCGGCGCCATCCTGCTCCTGGTGCTGGCCACCGTCTGGGCCCTGCTCGGCATGGCGGCGGCGCAAATGCCATGGATCGCCGAGTCCGGCTGGCGGCAGGCGATCTATTACGTGGTGGTCGGCTTGGGCTGGGTACTGCCGGCAATGCCGATCGTGAGCTGGATGCAGCGGCCCGACCGCGCCAAATCTAGCTCGTAA